A part of Pectobacterium cacticida genomic DNA contains:
- a CDS encoding RHS repeat-associated core domain-containing protein: MNQDKSSALSASGEAANESFSTDNNISGGCTTCGCETFVQYVYSSGEPVANAPFILTDSRGNEIDGETDDNGFFKIHDMACGNYQLDIHEGSDDFNPQDTVENNPVLQKNPTYAVLAGEYFTLYLLLHEKGIIEYDAEDSERYDEVNVDDSTFGGLLFSNVEDKYQLAYDRFQELKKQINAGDRELKQAINKIHHSLSAEVADQTTETSVLLLSQIILGFFPVVGQAPDVYFISEWCWAAYKKPDNLEDNYFLAEGALNIIGVIPGPGHALKIAGKSVVRAMKVLEKNALDNQAIQLAVREIRYLSNGNIVRWLKDFARKINEVAKEAINLLNKIITAIEGMINNATSSAKSWIVAFTKNSFSAICGVIKKLIDKFKEIINKIKEKVNEFIGKIITRKSGSTVGKGAATKPEIKVADKTPSDVGGTPGHSSSQAQKADGKSCSTSNHCQSEGEPVDMATGYVIDWRTDFQLSGILPLPMKRYYRSGGERKPGLLGTVWRTNWDISLTLNEGVAMLMDGEFNQAFFALPDEGAFSRAPSNPQWRLTRQQGELVLHHVGGLRYRFAYALGLQLCLTSIDDAVGNRVTFEWMLGELRWVTLSDGRLIHVTTEHQRMTALTLCTPQRQPLKTLARYTYDEHGYLLSVRAEEGRNFDYRYSPEGWLLRWSDLGSTWVEHDYDKKGRAIRDRTAEGYWPGHFEYDDDTLTSHYHSGFGGIFSYVRDARNNILLKRTPDGGETRFEWVDNQLMAETDPLGGRTVYQRNDWGQVTAVTLPDGAIHHYTYDDDGHLLAYTDPLGNVWHYQRNDAGQVVEVNDPEGREWLYRYDDAGLLSTVISPDGVLQRYHYNARGLLSRLERDAAPTVRFRYDDFDRLTERHIEHEAGVQVRRWEYDGGRASPAKVVYEDGSETRFGYDVEGNLTAVTDALGQRYQFRYGAFDNLLDATDPLGATVRYHYNAEAEFAGVTNSQGRDWTYGFDHSGRLSEERHYDGRVYQYQYDVADRLVQRIAPDGSTLHYAHDAAGRIITITARNADGETDSVTALNYDAAGRLIRAANPDAVVEYAYNRAGQVVAETLNGEAVQSDYDAGGQRARVDGLLAPLHLAWQSGRLASLAIGAHAPLQFSHTAAGEEQRRTNGNGFSLRHDWSPTGLLQRQALEGADGRVNDVLERRYQYDVLDRLTGITDSHWGEQAFRLNGAGLVTAERRDQGRRRQARLFGYDSEQNLCEVAQIAPGLGETLKVQDAVVQASARYDAAGRVVERGHTQYRYDDCGRLIVKRETRPGFRPKETYFDWDAQDRLVRVSLPDGARWRYRYDAFGRRINKVREGQSPSAQAVTRVAYRWDGDQLTGQQQYRADGSAAREVQWVYEPGSFRPLAQVEAKGGSTRLHYIVTDLTGTARELCSEEGEIHWRGEQALWGGYREERRPIPLRRYLGDAANEEVYCELRYQGQLYDAETGLYYNRHRYYDTESGQYLSPDPIGLAGGLRPQGYVHNPLEWVDPLGLVGCPLKDSPLGKNGVELERTVSKKGNVKVDTLFENSNDAKNWAAEKLGPGKTRMYDSNGKWIGWQNKAGDSVYWGHNDWGKGVGKSTYPHLNININGEKGHLFLRDKIINRGQWDDFSNAFK, translated from the coding sequence ATGAATCAGGATAAAAGCAGCGCGTTATCTGCCAGCGGAGAGGCCGCGAATGAAAGTTTTTCTACGGATAATAATATTTCAGGGGGATGTACAACCTGTGGCTGCGAGACTTTTGTTCAGTATGTCTACTCATCAGGGGAGCCTGTGGCAAATGCACCCTTTATTTTGACTGATAGTAGGGGTAATGAAATCGATGGGGAAACCGATGATAATGGTTTTTTTAAAATTCACGATATGGCTTGTGGTAATTACCAACTTGATATTCACGAAGGTTCGGATGATTTTAATCCCCAGGATACCGTAGAAAATAACCCCGTTCTGCAAAAAAATCCCACCTATGCTGTCTTGGCTGGAGAATATTTCACTCTGTATTTACTACTACATGAAAAAGGGATTATTGAATACGATGCTGAAGACAGTGAGCGTTATGATGAAGTAAATGTTGATGATAGTACCTTTGGCGGACTATTATTTTCTAATGTCGAAGATAAGTATCAGCTGGCCTATGACCGTTTTCAAGAATTAAAAAAACAGATTAACGCAGGCGATCGTGAATTAAAGCAAGCAATTAATAAAATTCATCATAGCTTGTCGGCAGAAGTCGCCGATCAGACAACAGAAACTTCAGTTTTATTGCTTAGTCAAATTATTCTTGGTTTTTTCCCAGTTGTAGGTCAAGCACCCGATGTTTATTTTATTAGTGAATGGTGTTGGGCTGCTTATAAAAAACCAGATAATCTGGAGGATAACTATTTCCTTGCTGAAGGTGCATTGAACATCATCGGCGTAATTCCTGGCCCCGGGCACGCGCTAAAAATTGCGGGTAAATCTGTTGTTCGTGCAATGAAAGTATTAGAAAAGAATGCGTTGGATAATCAGGCCATTCAACTTGCTGTTCGTGAAATTAGATATCTATCTAATGGTAATATTGTTCGATGGTTAAAGGATTTCGCGAGAAAAATAAATGAAGTGGCTAAAGAAGCCATCAACCTGCTCAATAAAATCATTACGGCCATTGAAGGGATGATAAATAATGCCACAAGTTCAGCAAAAAGCTGGATTGTTGCATTTACAAAAAATAGTTTTTCTGCAATTTGTGGCGTCATTAAAAAACTCATTGATAAATTTAAAGAGATCATCAATAAAATCAAAGAGAAAGTAAATGAGTTTATTGGAAAAATAATTACCAGAAAATCTGGATCAACGGTAGGTAAAGGGGCAGCGACAAAACCGGAAATTAAGGTAGCCGATAAAACCCCATCAGACGTTGGTGGTACGCCCGGTCATTCATCGTCTCAAGCTCAGAAAGCCGATGGAAAGAGCTGTTCTACATCAAACCACTGCCAAAGCGAAGGTGAACCCGTCGATATGGCCACGGGTTATGTGATTGATTGGCGTACTGATTTCCAGCTATCGGGTATTTTACCTCTGCCGATGAAACGCTATTACCGTTCTGGTGGTGAGCGAAAACCTGGTTTATTAGGCACCGTGTGGCGTACCAACTGGGATATCAGCCTGACGCTGAACGAGGGCGTCGCGATGCTTATGGACGGGGAATTTAATCAGGCCTTCTTCGCCCTGCCCGACGAAGGGGCGTTCAGTCGCGCACCGTCGAATCCACAATGGCGATTAACCCGCCAGCAGGGGGAACTCGTCCTTCACCATGTCGGTGGCCTGCGCTATCGCTTTGCATATGCCCTCGGCCTCCAGCTTTGTCTGACATCGATTGACGATGCCGTCGGCAACCGGGTGACGTTCGAATGGATGCTGGGCGAACTCCGCTGGGTGACGTTGTCTGACGGGCGTTTGATTCACGTCACAACGGAACACCAGAGGATGACGGCACTGACGCTGTGTACCCCGCAGCGTCAGCCCCTCAAAACGCTGGCCCGTTATACCTATGACGAACACGGCTACCTGCTGAGCGTGCGTGCGGAGGAGGGGCGTAATTTTGACTATCGCTACTCACCGGAAGGCTGGCTGCTGCGCTGGTCGGATTTGGGGTCGACCTGGGTTGAACACGACTACGATAAAAAAGGCCGCGCCATCCGCGACAGAACCGCAGAAGGCTACTGGCCGGGTCATTTTGAATACGACGATGACACCCTGACCAGCCACTATCATAGCGGGTTTGGCGGAATATTCAGCTACGTGCGCGATGCACGTAATAATATCTTGCTCAAACGTACCCCCGACGGCGGTGAGACCCGCTTCGAGTGGGTCGATAACCAGTTGATGGCCGAGACCGACCCGCTGGGCGGTCGCACGGTGTACCAGCGCAATGACTGGGGGCAGGTCACCGCGGTAACGCTGCCTGATGGCGCCATCCATCACTATACGTATGACGATGACGGACACCTGCTGGCCTACACCGACCCGCTGGGCAACGTCTGGCACTATCAGCGTAACGACGCCGGGCAGGTTGTCGAGGTGAACGACCCGGAAGGGCGCGAGTGGCTGTACCGCTATGATGACGCGGGGCTGTTATCGACGGTGATAAGCCCGGACGGCGTATTGCAGCGCTATCACTACAACGCCCGCGGCCTGCTCAGCCGCCTGGAGCGGGATGCGGCGCCAACGGTCCGGTTCCGCTATGACGACTTTGACCGTCTGACCGAACGACACATTGAGCACGAGGCGGGCGTACAGGTGCGCCGCTGGGAATATGACGGCGGGCGCGCCTCACCGGCTAAAGTGGTGTACGAAGACGGCAGCGAGACGCGCTTTGGCTACGATGTGGAGGGCAACCTGACGGCGGTGACGGATGCGCTGGGGCAGCGCTACCAGTTCCGCTACGGGGCGTTCGATAACCTGCTGGACGCGACCGACCCGCTGGGGGCAACGGTGCGCTACCACTACAATGCCGAGGCCGAGTTCGCCGGGGTGACGAACAGTCAGGGACGCGACTGGACCTACGGCTTTGACCACAGCGGTCGACTGAGCGAAGAGCGCCATTACGACGGTCGGGTGTACCAGTATCAGTACGATGTGGCCGACCGGCTGGTGCAGCGCATCGCACCGGATGGCAGCACGCTGCATTATGCGCATGATGCCGCCGGACGCATCATTACTATCACCGCCCGTAACGCGGACGGGGAAACCGACAGCGTCACGGCCTTGAACTACGACGCGGCGGGCCGCTTAATCCGGGCCGCCAACCCGGACGCCGTGGTGGAATACGCCTATAACCGCGCCGGGCAGGTGGTGGCGGAAACCCTTAACGGCGAGGCGGTGCAGAGCGATTATGACGCAGGCGGTCAGCGTGCCAGAGTCGATGGCCTGCTTGCCCCGCTGCACCTGGCGTGGCAGTCTGGGCGGCTGGCGTCGCTGGCAATTGGCGCACACGCACCGTTGCAGTTCAGCCATACGGCCGCGGGCGAAGAGCAGCGGCGTACCAACGGCAACGGGTTCTCGTTACGTCATGACTGGAGCCCGACGGGCCTGTTGCAACGTCAGGCGCTGGAAGGGGCGGATGGTCGGGTGAATGACGTGCTGGAGCGGCGCTACCAGTACGATGTGCTGGACCGTCTGACGGGTATCACAGACAGCCACTGGGGCGAACAGGCGTTCCGGCTGAACGGCGCCGGGCTGGTGACGGCAGAGCGCCGTGACCAAGGACGACGGCGTCAGGCGCGGCTGTTTGGCTACGACAGCGAACAGAACCTGTGCGAGGTGGCGCAGATAGCGCCGGGTCTGGGTGAGACGCTGAAGGTACAGGATGCGGTGGTACAGGCATCGGCACGGTACGATGCGGCGGGCCGGGTGGTCGAGCGGGGCCATACGCAGTACCGCTATGACGACTGTGGGCGTCTGATTGTGAAGCGGGAAACGCGGCCGGGGTTCAGGCCGAAGGAGACCTATTTCGACTGGGACGCGCAGGACCGGCTGGTACGGGTGAGCCTGCCGGACGGGGCGCGCTGGCGCTATCGCTACGATGCGTTCGGGCGCAGAATCAACAAGGTCCGCGAGGGGCAATCCCCGTCGGCGCAGGCGGTCACGCGCGTGGCGTACCGCTGGGACGGCGACCAACTGACCGGTCAGCAGCAGTACCGGGCCGACGGGTCGGCGGCACGGGAAGTGCAGTGGGTATACGAGCCGGGGAGCTTCCGGCCGCTGGCGCAGGTGGAGGCAAAAGGCGGGAGCACGCGCCTGCACTATATCGTGACCGACCTGACGGGCACGGCGCGGGAGCTGTGCAGCGAGGAAGGCGAAATCCACTGGCGCGGCGAACAGGCGCTGTGGGGCGGATACCGCGAGGAGCGGCGACCTATCCCGCTGCGGCGCTACCTGGGAGACGCGGCGAACGAGGAAGTGTACTGCGAACTGCGCTATCAGGGGCAATTGTACGATGCGGAAACCGGGCTTTACTACAACCGCCATCGTTACTATGATACGGAAAGCGGACAGTACCTATCGCCCGACCCGATAGGGCTGGCGGGAGGGCTGAGGCCGCAGGGTTATGTGCATAATCCGCTGGAGTGGGTTGATCCGCTGGGGCTTGTTGGGTGTCCTTTAAAGGATTCCCCTCTTGGCAAAAATGGTGTTGAACTTGAAAGAACTGTGTCCAAAAAAGGTAACGTGAAAGTTGACACGTTATTTGAGAACTCAAATGATGCAAAAAACTGGGCTGCAGAGAAATTAGGCCCAGGAAAAACAAGGATGTATGATAGTAATGGTAAGTGGATAGGTTGGCAGAATAAAGCAGGTGACTCAGTTTATTGGGGGCATAATGACTGGGGTAAAGGTGTTGGTAAGTCAACATATCCTCACTTGAATATAAATATCAATGGGGAAAAAGGGCATCTTTTCTTAAGAGATAAAATAATTAACAGAGGCCAATGGGATGACTTCTCAAACGCTTTCAAATGA
- a CDS encoding DUF4123 domain-containing protein gives MTIAPPFLESMTEDDAAWQTRLAQGGCFVIAEASMNDAVPWLAERWGGSLEQTSLYWGEAGRVHASVSPYCIPLNVANWPQVKEHVVTQPGWGMGLQLAWFMLAYSPLDQLIEVTKHLRQWSLVTSPSGENAILRVGDWQVVNQLLSASSAQEACAFYGPIARFCDISPEGAIRALNLTTREPHAIPDSLPRQLSTEQWHAIMTPSEHQHLSRYMEHLRTYHANWQDASDDELQAFICQQAEQAKSNGFNNDRDIVRWLALATELSPTFLHQPWAKDILGQSEFIGTQSRMDRLYQAAIDHLDDA, from the coding sequence ATGACTATCGCGCCCCCTTTCCTTGAATCGATGACGGAAGATGACGCTGCCTGGCAAACACGTCTCGCTCAGGGAGGCTGTTTTGTTATCGCAGAAGCGTCGATGAACGACGCTGTCCCCTGGCTGGCCGAACGCTGGGGAGGCAGTCTGGAACAAACCTCGTTGTACTGGGGAGAAGCCGGTCGTGTTCATGCCTCGGTATCGCCTTATTGCATTCCGCTTAATGTCGCTAACTGGCCTCAGGTGAAAGAACACGTGGTCACGCAACCGGGTTGGGGAATGGGTCTACAACTGGCGTGGTTTATGCTGGCCTATTCACCGCTCGATCAATTGATTGAGGTCACGAAGCATCTACGGCAGTGGAGTCTGGTGACCTCACCTTCGGGGGAAAATGCCATCCTGCGCGTAGGGGACTGGCAGGTGGTGAACCAACTGTTATCCGCCAGTTCCGCACAAGAGGCTTGTGCGTTTTATGGCCCGATAGCCCGTTTCTGCGACATTTCTCCTGAAGGTGCGATACGTGCCTTAAACCTCACTACTCGCGAACCGCACGCCATTCCCGATAGCCTGCCGCGCCAACTAAGCACCGAACAATGGCACGCCATCATGACACCATCCGAACATCAACATCTGTCTCGTTATATGGAACACCTGCGCACTTATCATGCTAACTGGCAAGACGCGTCTGACGATGAACTCCAGGCGTTTATCTGTCAGCAGGCGGAGCAGGCGAAAAGCAACGGCTTTAACAACGACCGCGATATCGTGCGCTGGCTGGCATTGGCGACAGAACTCTCGCCCACATTCCTTCATCAGCCCTGGGCAAAGGATATTCTGGGACAGTCGGAATTTATCGGCACGCAAAGCCGCATGGATCGCCTGTATCAAGCCGCGATTGACCATCTGGACGACGCATAA
- a CDS encoding type I toxin-antitoxin system SymE family toxin, which produces MAKAHSKSGATVNKAGKTERYYTVGYASHNGKPNPPSAINLKGRWLEESGFITGMPVTVTVERGRIIIETQINF; this is translated from the coding sequence ATGGCTAAGGCACATTCTAAGTCAGGCGCCACCGTTAATAAAGCAGGCAAAACAGAGCGTTACTACACCGTGGGATATGCTTCGCATAATGGCAAGCCTAACCCGCCCTCTGCCATCAACCTTAAAGGCCGCTGGCTGGAAGAGTCGGGTTTTATCACCGGGATGCCCGTCACCGTCACGGTGGAGCGCGGCAGGATTATTATCGAGACGCAGATTAATTTTTAG
- a CDS encoding ankyrin repeat domain-containing protein yields the protein MKWLARIKWVGVVILGLLTACQAGGQRMQASELFAPPVVAVLENIQKGDEAAARELLSQGVNLNIQGKEGVTPLVWLIYETQNKKAVTLALKLGADPNYKDGSGDSAVNRVSGFKDPDWLRIILDAGGDPNAIGRRGQPAIFGAIGEERWADIKLLVARGADVNLTDGQKTNSAHYAAYLNKYEIVYWLIEKGAEVNTYSATGASLAWSVEDSLSIMSPKSPHYPWALKVKQLLQDRGVKFPPLSPAEVRARWEQGLPL from the coding sequence ATGAAATGGTTAGCACGTATAAAATGGGTAGGCGTCGTTATTCTGGGATTATTAACCGCGTGTCAGGCAGGAGGGCAGCGTATGCAGGCCAGTGAACTTTTTGCACCGCCAGTGGTGGCGGTGTTGGAAAACATTCAAAAAGGTGACGAAGCGGCAGCGCGTGAGTTACTGTCGCAGGGCGTTAATCTGAATATCCAGGGCAAAGAAGGCGTGACGCCGCTGGTGTGGCTGATTTATGAAACGCAGAATAAAAAGGCCGTTACGTTGGCGCTAAAGTTGGGAGCCGATCCGAATTATAAAGATGGATCTGGCGATAGTGCGGTAAACCGGGTGTCTGGTTTTAAAGATCCCGACTGGCTGCGTATTATTCTGGACGCTGGTGGCGATCCCAATGCCATTGGACGCCGTGGACAGCCCGCGATATTTGGCGCGATTGGCGAAGAGCGCTGGGCCGATATTAAACTACTGGTAGCACGTGGGGCTGACGTAAATTTAACTGATGGGCAAAAAACCAATAGCGCCCACTATGCCGCTTATCTGAATAAATACGAAATCGTCTATTGGCTGATTGAAAAAGGTGCTGAGGTTAATACCTATTCGGCGACGGGGGCCAGTTTAGCCTGGAGTGTCGAAGACAGCTTATCCATTATGTCCCCTAAATCGCCGCACTATCCGTGGGCATTGAAGGTCAAACAATTATTGCAGGATCGTGGCGTTAAATTCCCGCCACTATCTCCAGCGGAAGTCCGGGCGCGTTGGGAACAAGGATTACCGCTGTGA
- a CDS encoding DUF4123 domain-containing protein, producing MKANGYTLFEISQLGAPLYAIISPLEYPTLPEYWQAFQPAAANIGQSLYFGKQAGNWQRWAPIVVKVEEGKPGETLLYWLNETQPTRHNGVILTQGELTLSQMADFWQQRIFCLWPDGTRALFRSYAPEVLSAWWPTLSSGAQRAFLGPLNTLYLPIIESERGEYQLFSQQEKGLENTSDISKPYQIQLTHDQYYLLAQDNRLHRLANELFLFVSTHCVFPLDIEIVKARFISGITLAQKYYPKAREAECEAWSAHRWILGSEFYRHPTFMYLTEHYSLADSIRIFKSEPDRIDNVRLHYHRPGWMRGELPDITEVTP from the coding sequence ATGAAGGCAAATGGCTATACGTTGTTTGAAATCAGCCAATTGGGCGCGCCGCTGTACGCGATAATCTCGCCGCTGGAATACCCCACCCTGCCGGAATATTGGCAGGCTTTCCAGCCCGCGGCGGCGAATATCGGGCAGTCGCTGTATTTCGGAAAACAGGCCGGAAATTGGCAAAGATGGGCGCCCATCGTGGTGAAAGTAGAAGAAGGCAAACCCGGAGAAACCTTACTGTACTGGCTGAATGAAACGCAGCCGACGCGGCATAACGGCGTAATCCTCACACAGGGTGAACTAACGTTGTCACAAATGGCCGATTTTTGGCAGCAGCGTATATTTTGTTTATGGCCCGACGGTACGAGAGCGCTGTTTCGTAGCTATGCGCCTGAGGTATTATCAGCTTGGTGGCCGACGTTATCTTCCGGTGCACAAAGGGCTTTCCTTGGTCCCCTGAATACACTGTACCTCCCGATAATCGAAAGTGAACGCGGGGAATATCAATTATTTTCGCAGCAGGAAAAAGGTCTCGAAAATACGTCTGACATTAGTAAACCATATCAAATTCAGCTAACGCACGACCAATATTACCTTCTCGCCCAGGATAATCGCTTGCACCGTTTAGCGAATGAACTTTTTCTTTTTGTCAGTACGCACTGCGTATTTCCGCTGGATATTGAAATCGTCAAAGCGCGTTTTATTAGCGGCATTACCCTAGCCCAAAAATATTACCCCAAAGCCAGAGAAGCAGAATGTGAGGCCTGGTCCGCTCACCGCTGGATTCTCGGCAGTGAATTCTACCGACATCCGACCTTTATGTATTTGACGGAACATTATTCGCTGGCGGACAGCATTCGGATATTTAAATCAGAGCCTGATCGTATTGACAACGTACGGCTTCATTACCATCGCCCCGGCTGGATGCGGGGGGAATTACCTGACATAACGGAGGTCACGCCATGA
- a CDS encoding helix-turn-helix domain-containing protein — protein sequence MSDINSLCAGMDMSAFAERLRLLREARNLSQVRLAELLGVDPRVYNRWEKGVSAPHLETVVNIADVLQVSMDELVGRKSVSDEVKVRNHTLHALWQKADLLPDSDQQALIAVLDSFVKKAMMEQVMNITSKR from the coding sequence ATGAGTGACATTAATTCATTGTGTGCAGGTATGGATATGTCAGCATTTGCCGAACGCCTCCGCTTGTTGCGTGAAGCCCGTAATCTGAGTCAGGTCAGGCTCGCCGAACTCCTTGGCGTTGATCCGCGTGTCTACAACCGCTGGGAAAAAGGCGTGAGCGCCCCGCACCTTGAGACGGTGGTTAACATCGCTGACGTGCTTCAGGTTTCGATGGATGAACTGGTTGGCCGTAAGTCAGTATCGGATGAAGTGAAGGTACGCAACCACACGCTACATGCGCTGTGGCAGAAGGCGGATCTGTTACCAGACTCCGATCAACAGGCGCTGATCGCCGTTCTGGACAGTTTCGTTAAGAAGGCAATGATGGAACAGGTGATGAACATCACCAGTAAACGATAA
- a CDS encoding ankyrin repeat domain-containing protein, protein MQWLARIKWAGVVILGLLTACQAGGQRMQASELFAPPVVAVLESIQKGDEAAARELLSQGVNLNIQGKEGVTPLVWLIYETQNKKAVTLALKLGADPNYKDGSGDSAVNRVSGFKDPDWLRIILDAGGDPNAIGRRGQPAIFGAIGEERWADIKLLVARGADVNLIDGQRRNSAHYAAYLNKYEIVYWLIEQGAEVNTYSATGASLAWSVEDSLSIMSPNSPHYPWALKVKQLLQDRGVKFPPLSPAEVRARWEQGLPL, encoded by the coding sequence ATGCAATGGTTAGCACGTATAAAATGGGCTGGCGTCGTTATTCTGGGATTATTAACCGCATGTCAGGCAGGAGGGCAGCGTATGCAGGCCAGTGAACTTTTTGCACCGCCAGTGGTGGCGGTGTTGGAAAGCATTCAAAAAGGTGACGAAGCGGCAGCACGTGAGTTACTGTCGCAGGGAGTAAATCTGAATATCCAGGGCAAAGAGGGCGTGACGCCGCTGGTGTGGCTGATTTATGAAACGCAGAATAAAAAGGCCGTTACGTTGGCGCTAAAGTTGGGAGCCGATCCGAATTATAAAGATGGATCTGGCGATAGTGCGGTAAACCGGGTGTCTGGTTTTAAAGATCCCGACTGGCTGCGTATTATTCTGGACGCTGGTGGCGATCCCAATGCCATTGGACGCCGTGGACAGCCCGCGATATTTGGCGCAATTGGCGAAGAGCGCTGGGCCGATATTAAACTACTGGTAGCGCGTGGGGCTGACGTAAATTTAATTGATGGACAAAGAAGGAATAGCGCCCACTATGCCGCTTATCTGAATAAATACGAAATCGTCTATTGGCTGATTGAACAAGGTGCTGAGGTTAATACCTATTCGGCGACGGGGGCCAGTTTAGCCTGGAGTGTCGAAGACAGCTTATCCATTATGTCTCCTAATTCACCGCACTATCCGTGGGCATTGAAGGTCAAACAATTATTGCAGGATCGTGGCGTTAAATTCCCGCCGCTGTCTCCAGCGGAAGTCCGGGCGCGTTGGGAACAAGGATTACCGCTGTGA